Proteins encoded together in one Congzhengia minquanensis window:
- a CDS encoding NCS2 family permease, whose protein sequence is MEKFFKLKEHNTTVKTEIAAGITTFMAMAYILMVNAGMFSELGVVSYNAIYIATAISAVIGTLLIGLLSNLPLAQASGMGLNAFFVYTVCMGMGLTYANALTLVLLDGIVFILLTVTGLRKLIFDAIPKCVKTAIPVGIGLFIAFLGLQNAGLIVTNPSTAVSLASFNLLNGTATWATVMPLLVTVFAVILIAVLASKKVKGAVLWGIIGGSVLYYVLGFTIPGFYDGFVQSLSFNPLTAFGDFGSQAFGKVFTEGFDFSAYLAGHSMESLVILIITTALAFCMVDMFDTLGTLFGACSQGNLLDEDGNVPNMNRAMLADAIATTTGAICGTSTVTTFVESSAGIAEGGRTGLSSIVTAIAFFIAMFLSPIAALIPGNAIAAALIYVGVLMASGVSKIDWKEADFAVPAFLTLAIMPFAYNISYGIAFGLISYVFIKLFTGKTKEINAGTWVISVLFAMMFFLTH, encoded by the coding sequence ATGGAAAAGTTTTTTAAGCTGAAGGAACACAACACAACGGTAAAAACAGAAATTGCCGCTGGTATCACCACTTTCATGGCCATGGCCTACATCTTAATGGTGAACGCCGGCATGTTCTCTGAGCTGGGTGTTGTGTCGTACAATGCAATTTACATTGCAACTGCGATTTCAGCCGTAATCGGAACCTTGCTCATTGGCCTTTTGTCAAACCTGCCCTTAGCGCAGGCTTCCGGCATGGGACTAAACGCATTTTTTGTCTACACAGTTTGTATGGGCATGGGCCTTACCTATGCCAACGCACTGACCTTGGTCCTGCTTGACGGTATTGTCTTCATTCTTTTAACCGTTACAGGATTAAGAAAGCTTATTTTCGACGCAATCCCCAAATGTGTGAAAACAGCCATTCCGGTAGGTATTGGTCTGTTCATTGCATTCTTAGGCCTTCAAAACGCTGGCCTGATTGTAACAAACCCGTCCACAGCAGTATCTTTAGCCTCCTTTAATCTTTTAAACGGAACTGCAACATGGGCAACGGTTATGCCCTTGCTGGTAACAGTGTTTGCTGTTATTTTGATTGCTGTTCTTGCATCTAAAAAGGTAAAAGGTGCGGTGCTGTGGGGCATTATCGGCGGCTCTGTTTTATACTACGTTTTAGGTTTTACCATTCCTGGCTTTTATGACGGATTTGTTCAAAGCCTTTCGTTTAACCCGCTGACCGCATTCGGCGATTTCGGCAGCCAGGCATTCGGCAAGGTGTTTACAGAAGGATTTGATTTCAGCGCCTATCTTGCCGGCCATTCCATGGAAAGCCTTGTTATTTTGATTATTACAACCGCTTTGGCATTTTGCATGGTGGACATGTTCGATACGCTGGGCACACTGTTCGGCGCATGTTCACAGGGTAACTTGTTGGATGAAGACGGCAATGTTCCCAACATGAACCGTGCAATGCTGGCAGACGCCATTGCAACCACAACTGGCGCAATCTGCGGAACGTCTACAGTAACCACATTTGTGGAATCCTCTGCAGGCATTGCTGAGGGCGGACGGACAGGCCTTTCTTCCATTGTTACTGCCATTGCGTTTTTTATTGCCATGTTCTTAAGCCCCATTGCAGCGCTCATTCCCGGCAACGCAATTGCTGCTGCACTGATTTATGTCGGCGTTTTAATGGCAAGCGGTGTGTCGAAAATCGACTGGAAAGAAGCAGATTTTGCTGTTCCTGCATTTTTAACACTGGCAATTATGCCTTTTGCCTATAACATCAGTTATGGTATTGCATTCGGCCTCATTTCCTATGTCTTCATCAAACTGTTCACAGGGAAGACAAAAGAAATCAATGCCGGAACTTGGGTTATTTCTGTTTTGTTTGCAATGATGTTCTTCTTAACGCATTAA
- a CDS encoding trypsin-like peptidase domain-containing protein has product MVKTALKALLAVTICVTCSVVVLAADSVSVFVNDQPISAEAFIQDDSTYVPLRAVSEALGAKVEWDGSTRSVYIETSEETVVPNIIEQVSSSVVAVVGNYVGAGAASYSEYYSFGTGVIIKSGGVILTNAHVVRDMENLTVIFKNGESYSGIVQYRDDVSDIAVVKIDKLGLTPIAIGSYDDLRVGETVIAIGTPLSLTMRNTATKGIVSGKDVSVPGEHFAFLQSDAATNQGNSGGPLINLKGELVGINSMGVQNADGVSWAIPSDTVQYVLKQFETNGKVNYPDLGVTFEQSWEANIGLPTTKGLSVKSGANGGLAQGDVVTQINGILVHSFTELHEALKDTYTAGDISVTRIRGDAEEVVQVTPSLKN; this is encoded by the coding sequence ATGGTGAAAACAGCATTAAAAGCGCTTTTGGCTGTGACGATTTGTGTGACATGTTCCGTGGTTGTTTTAGCGGCAGACAGTGTTTCGGTTTTTGTAAACGACCAGCCAATATCTGCGGAAGCGTTCATTCAAGACGACAGTACATACGTTCCGCTGCGTGCCGTGAGTGAGGCGCTGGGCGCAAAGGTAGAATGGGACGGGAGCACCCGCAGCGTTTATATAGAAACGTCGGAGGAAACTGTTGTTCCCAACATAATTGAACAGGTCAGCAGCAGCGTAGTTGCCGTTGTAGGAAATTATGTGGGGGCAGGAGCGGCGTCCTACAGTGAATATTACTCGTTTGGCACTGGCGTAATTATCAAAAGCGGCGGCGTAATTTTAACAAACGCCCACGTGGTGCGGGACATGGAAAATCTTACGGTAATTTTTAAAAACGGTGAAAGCTATTCGGGCATCGTGCAGTATCGAGACGACGTTTCCGATATTGCAGTGGTGAAAATTGACAAGCTGGGCTTAACGCCCATTGCCATAGGTTCTTACGACGATCTGCGCGTGGGCGAAACCGTCATTGCAATTGGAACGCCGCTGTCGCTTACCATGCGGAACACCGCAACAAAGGGCATTGTCAGCGGAAAAGATGTTTCTGTTCCCGGCGAGCACTTTGCATTTTTGCAGTCAGATGCGGCAACCAATCAGGGAAATTCCGGCGGTCCGCTGATTAACCTAAAAGGAGAGCTGGTGGGGATTAATTCTATGGGTGTGCAAAATGCCGACGGCGTTTCCTGGGCCATTCCCTCCGACACGGTGCAGTATGTTTTAAAACAGTTTGAAACCAATGGCAAGGTGAATTATCCCGATTTGGGCGTTACCTTTGAGCAGTCGTGGGAGGCGAACATCGGACTGCCCACAACGAAGGGGCTCAGCGTGAAGTCCGGCGCAAACGGCGGTTTGGCGCAGGGGGACGTGGTGACGCAAATCAACGGCATTTTGGTGCATTCGTTCACTGAGCTGCACGAAGCATTAAAAGACACCTATACCGCTGGGGACATTTCCGTAACAAGAATTCGCGGAGATGCTGAAGAAGTTGTTCAAGTGACGCCGTCACTGAAAAATTAA
- a CDS encoding copper amine oxidase N-terminal domain-containing protein, whose translation MKRKLLSVIVGCILCLSCFTAFADGAEKVEIQFAVGDSVLSINGQNIEVETPYIVGEGTTLVPLRVITEAFGAQVDWDGTTQKITLTYPDVNIVLHINSKVAQVNDHNETLPEPPALSANGITMVPLRFISETFGATVGFDGATSRVTVTKEAIHNDTVQGKTELAKTGDSYFKWSIDTPKNMSIDYRTSNGDSVFYMDGYENRFSVTANYSNPEKGDIQEALSNLKDLAAGTTLMKAETGKDSQGNEFAHVKCKSKEENVELKMIYTKKFDYIVSSVVSLDTPKEDVAKIDELFHSFSTWDGSGEDVYNLSTVDPDGYYLYENNKFKLSVRVPAYLCLNENSQEENVLEFKSKSYEHQNSRCSIAIFSKTENCTAKKLADLDKTSNCGRLNPNLTTFEQLQNYTISGISGLRYGYTVKNSVNDDKSFADVFFELGNYVYNIAVETSEKDTAIIEQILPTFKVEKLSRDEIGDMMRNDPDFSRPLRVDLKSVSFELPGSWQEETNQDISDKSGRYSAFDRNTASLIMFEIYANETAVPAATVMNYVKDSMLKDSAFKNTLIDKVEGVTLNGVTFQKMQLKSVSDDGEILYATIYIGVSKGKVIQITLLEPELFYSGKTGLKVSEVLTNMTVK comes from the coding sequence ATGAAAAGAAAGTTATTAAGCGTAATTGTTGGGTGCATCCTGTGCCTTTCGTGCTTTACAGCATTTGCAGACGGCGCGGAAAAAGTGGAAATTCAATTTGCTGTCGGCGACAGTGTATTATCCATCAACGGCCAGAACATAGAGGTTGAAACGCCCTATATCGTTGGCGAAGGCACCACGCTGGTGCCGCTGCGCGTAATTACAGAAGCGTTTGGCGCCCAGGTGGATTGGGACGGTACAACGCAGAAAATTACGTTAACCTATCCCGACGTAAACATTGTTTTGCACATTAACAGCAAAGTCGCCCAGGTGAATGACCACAATGAAACTTTGCCCGAGCCGCCAGCCTTGAGTGCAAATGGCATTACCATGGTTCCGCTGAGGTTTATTTCTGAAACCTTTGGCGCAACCGTTGGGTTCGACGGGGCAACCAGCCGTGTAACCGTAACGAAAGAAGCCATACATAACGATACGGTACAGGGAAAAACAGAACTGGCCAAAACCGGAGACAGTTATTTTAAATGGAGCATTGATACCCCGAAAAACATGTCTATTGACTATAGAACGTCCAACGGCGATTCGGTTTTTTATATGGACGGATATGAAAACCGGTTCAGCGTTACGGCAAATTATAGCAACCCAGAAAAGGGGGATATTCAGGAAGCATTAAGTAACTTAAAGGATTTGGCGGCGGGAACCACTTTAATGAAAGCGGAAACAGGCAAGGACAGTCAGGGTAACGAATTTGCCCATGTAAAATGCAAATCCAAGGAAGAAAACGTTGAACTTAAGATGATTTATACCAAAAAGTTTGATTATATCGTTTCATCTGTTGTGTCATTAGACACGCCGAAAGAGGATGTTGCAAAAATTGACGAGTTGTTTCACAGCTTCAGTACGTGGGACGGCTCAGGCGAAGACGTTTATAATTTGTCTACAGTAGATCCCGATGGCTATTACTTATATGAAAACAACAAATTTAAACTCTCGGTGCGTGTTCCTGCCTATCTTTGCCTAAACGAGAACAGCCAGGAGGAAAATGTTTTGGAATTTAAAAGCAAAAGCTATGAACATCAGAACAGCAGATGTAGTATTGCGATTTTTTCCAAAACAGAAAACTGCACGGCAAAAAAACTTGCGGATTTAGACAAAACCTCGAATTGCGGCCGGCTGAACCCGAATTTAACCACATTTGAACAACTGCAAAATTATACTATTTCCGGTATCAGCGGGCTGCGGTATGGATATACCGTTAAAAACTCTGTGAATGATGACAAATCGTTTGCCGATGTTTTCTTTGAACTGGGCAATTATGTGTACAACATTGCGGTGGAAACCAGCGAAAAGGATACGGCAATCATTGAGCAAATTCTTCCCACTTTTAAAGTGGAAAAATTAAGCCGAGATGAAATCGGCGACATGATGCGCAATGACCCCGACTTTTCAAGGCCGCTCAGAGTGGATTTAAAATCAGTTTCTTTTGAACTTCCGGGTTCATGGCAAGAAGAAACCAATCAGGATATCTCTGATAAATCCGGACGGTATTCGGCATTTGACAGAAATACCGCTTCGCTCATTATGTTCGAAATTTATGCTAATGAAACTGCTGTGCCGGCAGCAACGGTTATGAACTATGTGAAAGATTCCATGCTGAAAGACTCAGCATTTAAAAACACACTGATAGACAAAGTGGAAGGAGTTACTTTAAACGGCGTAACGTTTCAGAAAATGCAGCTTAAATCGGTAAGCGACGACGGAGAAATCCTTTATGCTACAATTTATATCGGTGTTTCCAAGGGAAAAGTAATCCAGATAACGTTATTGGAGCCGGAACTTTTTTATAGCGGCAAAACAGGATTGAAGGTATCTGAAGTACTGACCAATATGACAGTAAAATAG